The following are encoded in a window of Mannheimia varigena genomic DNA:
- the trpR gene encoding trp operon repressor, producing MKTLYNQRDPKEWEQFLDLLKQAVSEDKLEPLFSMFLTADERGSLGLRLQIVQSLLKGDVSQREIQQNLNTSAATITRGSNMLKTLDPNFLQWVNAKLNGMK from the coding sequence ATGAAAACACTTTATAACCAACGAGATCCAAAAGAATGGGAACAATTCTTAGATTTACTCAAACAAGCAGTAAGTGAAGATAAGTTAGAACCTCTGTTCTCTATGTTTCTGACAGCGGATGAACGAGGATCATTAGGATTACGCTTGCAGATTGTGCAGTCATTATTAAAAGGTGATGTATCCCAACGTGAGATTCAGCAAAATTTGAACACCAGTGCGGCAACTATTACTCGTGGCTCAAATATGCTCAAAACACTAGACCCGAATTTCTTGCAATGGGTGAATGCGAAACTTAACGGTATGAAGTAA
- the lolA gene encoding outer membrane lipoprotein chaperone LolA: MKTLFKKSVFALTLLGFAGTAFADAQSVAELQRRLEQVSQYSADFDQTVRSSKGKEIQKGKGKFQVKRPNLFRMDTKSPQENLIVSDGKDLWFYDPFVSQVTVNTVQDAVNNTPFVLLTSSDKNHWNQYDVTQNADTFVLKPKSKKSNLKQFDVRIDSNGLLKGFSTIERDGQSNLYVLRNITTGGVSNDLFKFSVPKGAELDDQRGGKKSKK, translated from the coding sequence ATGAAAACATTATTCAAAAAATCAGTATTCGCTTTAACATTATTAGGCTTTGCAGGCACAGCGTTTGCTGATGCACAATCAGTTGCCGAATTACAACGCCGTTTAGAGCAAGTCAGCCAATACAGTGCTGATTTCGACCAAACTGTCCGTTCAAGCAAAGGGAAAGAGATCCAAAAAGGCAAAGGTAAATTCCAAGTAAAACGCCCGAATTTATTTAGAATGGATACCAAATCGCCACAGGAAAATTTAATTGTGTCGGACGGTAAAGATTTATGGTTTTACGATCCGTTCGTTTCGCAAGTAACAGTGAATACGGTGCAAGATGCGGTGAATAATACGCCGTTTGTGCTATTAACCAGTAGCGATAAAAACCATTGGAATCAATATGATGTGACACAAAATGCGGACACTTTCGTATTAAAGCCAAAATCGAAAAAAAGCAATTTAAAACAGTTTGATGTGCGAATTGACTCAAACGGCTTACTCAAAGGCTTCAGTACGATTGAGCGTGATGGGCAGAGTAATTTATATGTATTGCGTAACATTACCACAGGCGGTGTTTCAAACGATTTATTCAAATTCAGCGTGCCAAAAGGGGCGGAATTAGACGACCAACGTGGTGGCAAGAAATCGAAAAAATAA
- the polA gene encoding DNA polymerase I: protein MATIAKNPLVLVDGSSYLYRAFHAFPPLTNRNGELTGAMYGVLNMLKSLISQVEPSHIAVVFDAKGKTFRDELFEQYKSHRPPMPDELRSQIQPLHAIIKALGIPLISIEGVEADDVIGTLAVQAAKDGKDVLISTGDKDMAQLVNDHIMLINSMNNTLLDREGVIEKYGIPPELIIDFLALMGDSADNIPGVKGVGEKTALALLQGIGSLKHIYENLDQIATLSFRGAKNFAPKLEAEKENADLSYLLATIKTDVELEVTHDQLLMQPQNRAELATLFEHYEFKRWLNEVNNNANPVTQASAEKVPNNYQATQAVKKVENLANIIQIDRSKYETVDSEPKFNEWLAKLQAAKLIAVDTETDSLEAMLANLVGISFGLENGEACYIPLGHKQKAQPKQADMFGGDDETEGEAADELVKNQLNLTACLSQLKPILENAEIQKIGQNIKYDLTIFANHGIELQGLAFDTMIESYTLNSTGRHNMDDLADRYLGHKTIPFEELAGKGKNQLTFDKIEIAKAAEYAAEDADVTMKLHQVLWENLAQEPELVKLFNEIEMPLVGVLSRIERNGVLIDPKKLLAQSAEIEQRLAEIEQAVHAEAGQVFNLASTKQLQEILFDKLGLPVLKKTPKGAPSTNEEVLDELAQQGHLVPKLLMEHRGLSKLKSTYTDKLPQLINKKTGRVHTSYNQAVTATGRLSSSDPNLQNIPIRNEEGRRIRQAFVAREGYKIVAADYSQIELRIMAHLADDEGMIKAFAEGKDIHRATAAEIFGVALEDVTSEQRRSAKAINFGLIYGMSSFGLSNQLGIGRTEAQKYMDLYFQRYPAVQQFMTDIREVAAGKGYVETLFGRRLYLPDIKSSNAILRKAAERVAINAPMQGTAADIIKVAMIGIDKAIHGDDEIKMIMQVHDELVFEVKADKIEHYSQLIKAEMEKSISLKVPLIAEVGVGDNWDEAH from the coding sequence ATGGCAACTATCGCAAAAAATCCACTGGTACTGGTGGATGGTTCATCTTATCTATATCGAGCATTTCACGCATTCCCTCCGTTAACCAATCGCAATGGTGAGCTGACAGGGGCGATGTATGGCGTGTTGAATATGCTCAAAAGCCTGATTTCGCAAGTTGAGCCGAGCCACATTGCTGTGGTGTTTGATGCGAAAGGCAAAACTTTCCGTGATGAACTTTTCGAGCAATATAAATCGCATCGCCCACCAATGCCCGATGAGCTTCGTTCGCAAATTCAGCCGCTGCACGCCATTATCAAAGCCCTCGGCATTCCGTTGATTTCGATTGAGGGCGTGGAGGCGGACGATGTGATCGGAACCCTTGCCGTGCAAGCTGCCAAAGATGGCAAAGACGTGTTAATCAGTACAGGCGATAAAGATATGGCACAACTGGTGAACGATCACATTATGTTGATTAACTCGATGAACAACACCCTACTTGACCGTGAAGGCGTTATCGAAAAATATGGCATTCCGCCTGAGTTGATTATCGATTTCTTAGCCCTAATGGGCGACTCGGCGGATAATATCCCTGGTGTCAAAGGCGTGGGCGAGAAAACGGCTTTAGCGTTATTGCAAGGGATCGGCTCGCTTAAACATATTTATGAAAATTTAGATCAGATTGCCACACTCTCATTTCGTGGTGCAAAAAACTTCGCACCGAAGTTAGAAGCAGAAAAAGAGAATGCAGATTTATCTTATCTGTTGGCAACGATTAAAACCGATGTGGAATTAGAGGTTACTCACGATCAGCTTTTAATGCAGCCACAAAATCGTGCAGAGCTTGCTACATTATTTGAGCATTATGAATTTAAGCGTTGGTTAAATGAAGTAAATAACAATGCGAACCCTGTTACACAAGCCTCTGCTGAAAAAGTGCCGAATAATTACCAAGCTACACAAGCGGTTAAAAAAGTGGAAAATCTTGCAAATATCATACAGATTGACCGTAGCAAATATGAAACTGTGGACAGCGAGCCGAAATTCAACGAATGGCTGGCGAAATTGCAAGCCGCAAAATTGATTGCGGTGGACACCGAAACTGACAGCCTTGAGGCGATGTTGGCAAATTTGGTAGGCATTTCATTCGGTTTGGAAAACGGTGAAGCGTGCTATATTCCACTGGGGCATAAGCAGAAAGCCCAGCCAAAACAAGCGGATATGTTTGGCGGCGATGATGAAACAGAAGGCGAAGCAGCAGACGAATTGGTAAAAAATCAGTTAAATTTGACCGCTTGCTTAAGCCAACTCAAGCCGATTTTAGAGAATGCGGAAATCCAAAAAATCGGACAGAACATCAAATACGATTTAACCATTTTCGCCAACCACGGTATTGAACTGCAAGGCTTGGCGTTCGATACGATGATCGAATCCTACACACTCAACAGCACCGGTCGTCATAATATGGACGATTTGGCGGATCGCTATTTAGGGCATAAAACCATTCCGTTTGAAGAGCTGGCTGGCAAGGGCAAAAATCAGCTGACTTTCGATAAAATCGAGATCGCCAAAGCGGCGGAATATGCAGCGGAAGATGCGGATGTCACAATGAAGCTCCACCAAGTGCTTTGGGAAAATTTAGCCCAAGAGCCGGAGTTGGTGAAATTATTTAATGAAATCGAGATGCCGCTTGTGGGCGTGCTTTCTCGCATTGAACGCAACGGCGTGCTGATTGACCCGAAAAAATTACTGGCTCAATCGGCAGAAATTGAACAACGTTTAGCGGAAATTGAGCAAGCTGTTCACGCTGAGGCTGGGCAGGTGTTCAATTTGGCGTCCACCAAGCAGCTGCAAGAAATTCTATTTGATAAATTAGGCTTGCCTGTGCTGAAGAAAACCCCGAAAGGAGCTCCATCAACCAATGAGGAAGTGCTAGATGAACTGGCTCAACAAGGTCATCTTGTGCCGAAATTATTAATGGAGCATCGTGGCTTAAGCAAGCTGAAATCGACTTACACGGACAAACTACCACAGCTTATTAACAAAAAAACAGGGCGAGTGCATACCTCTTACAACCAAGCAGTAACAGCAACGGGGCGGCTTTCCTCCAGCGATCCGAACTTACAGAATATTCCGATCAGGAATGAAGAGGGCAGACGCATTCGCCAAGCCTTTGTGGCTCGTGAGGGCTACAAAATTGTTGCCGCCGACTATTCGCAAATTGAGCTACGCATTATGGCTCACTTAGCCGATGACGAGGGAATGATCAAAGCGTTCGCAGAGGGCAAAGATATTCACCGAGCCACCGCTGCAGAAATTTTCGGCGTGGCGTTAGAGGACGTGACTAGCGAGCAACGCCGCAGTGCTAAGGCGATCAACTTCGGACTGATTTACGGAATGTCGTCATTCGGACTTTCCAACCAACTGGGCATTGGACGTACGGAAGCTCAAAAATATATGGATCTCTACTTCCAACGTTACCCGGCAGTACAGCAGTTTATGACGGATATTCGTGAAGTTGCCGCAGGAAAAGGCTATGTAGAAACTTTATTCGGTCGTCGTTTATATTTACCTGATATTAAATCAAGCAATGCTATTTTGCGTAAAGCGGCAGAACGAGTGGCAATTAATGCACCAATGCAAGGCACGGCGGCGGATATTATCAAAGTTGCGATGATTGGCATTGATAAAGCTATTCACGGCGATGATGAAATCAAAATGATTATGCAAGTACACGATGAATTGGTGTTTGAAGTGAAAGCAGACAAAATCGAGCATTACAGCCAGCTAATTAAAGCGGAAATGGAAAAATCGATCTCGCTCAAAGTGCCGCTCATTGCGGAAGTCGGCGTAGGTGATAACTGGGACGAAGCTCATTAA